The Clostridium chauvoei genome has a window encoding:
- a CDS encoding cation-transporting P-type ATPase, whose amino-acid sequence MKSYYSNSSMKVIELLESNIDKGLSENEVIQRRENYGDNKIDTPGHRKNLNILKDLFKQKYIYFFLAFIFIFIINKFNLMAIITSGLLIYNLIFKLYYEITRAKELEILQRLNTSQVSVLRDGIEKLIEAEELVKGDVVRFRKGSFISADIRIIKSEGLKVDERNITGDNSIKDKYEAKLDGGVASLSEIHNMLFRGTVIKEGNGIGVVVETGKDTRLGKLLTIMNKSKVDKQTLSSKIEGFIYKVSICLILVQFIFTMVLPGGLKDKAQLFFIGLLCIITISLPDLMGRYIKNTKKRLERDGFEIINFSIIDRVKDIKVIFLEKTNTITKKDLYLEKLYTNEEIILKEKIDFKEINSKRILDISILCNNAKYNNENKWSKGDMFEVAYMKFGAEKDIFKGALESSNRRIFEMPRDSSRNLYTTINKGDKGFRANTRGSLDSVLDSCTHILVNGIERELTVEDINKIKMTDMIFKREGLITDAFAYRSFNYEPSKLENIESNLVFVGLAALSNPLVDGIKEKIEKIMEKGILPIIFTDDNKISSEILGRNIGIIRSSKEVISGVELEALSKDEFYKVISRVRVFCRLSPTLKTTIVNTFKEDGYKIACEGETLGDLSIVNLADFSVAKGEATSLLKRSCDVYSEKGVISTFNKLNIENYNLYKGINNALMIYIIGILAELITLNFNYLLTDKIIFNEYTILLANFVFLTPIMLLNMLYRKEDKSKNKILIEVGLVSILVSTAVFILPEQSEFSLFMIIGGILILNTLINSNISFRSLNKGLKPTLLVILIYLFIGALLFVVNSITYNKDMIIIISASIITFLIGDIIIKKWQNS is encoded by the coding sequence ATGAAATCATATTATAGTAATAGTTCTATGAAGGTAATAGAATTACTGGAAAGCAACATAGATAAGGGGTTATCTGAAAATGAGGTAATCCAAAGAAGAGAAAACTATGGAGATAATAAAATAGATACTCCAGGACATAGAAAAAACCTAAATATATTAAAAGATTTATTTAAGCAAAAGTACATATATTTCTTTTTGGCATTTATTTTTATATTTATAATAAATAAATTTAATTTAATGGCAATTATAACAAGTGGTTTACTTATATATAACTTAATATTTAAATTATATTATGAAATAACTAGAGCGAAAGAACTTGAAATTTTACAAAGGTTAAATACATCTCAAGTATCAGTATTAAGAGATGGAATAGAAAAGCTTATAGAGGCAGAAGAATTAGTTAAAGGTGATGTAGTAAGATTTAGAAAAGGATCGTTTATATCAGCAGATATAAGAATAATAAAAAGTGAAGGATTAAAAGTAGATGAAAGAAATATAACGGGAGATAATTCTATAAAAGATAAATATGAAGCTAAATTAGATGGAGGTGTAGCTTCTTTAAGTGAAATACATAATATGTTATTTAGAGGAACCGTTATAAAAGAAGGAAATGGTATAGGGGTAGTTGTTGAAACCGGAAAGGATACTAGATTAGGAAAATTACTTACAATAATGAATAAATCAAAGGTAGACAAGCAGACCTTATCTTCTAAAATAGAAGGGTTTATTTATAAAGTATCTATATGTTTAATTTTAGTTCAATTTATATTTACTATGGTGCTTCCAGGTGGTTTAAAAGATAAAGCACAGTTATTTTTTATAGGATTACTTTGTATAATAACTATTTCTCTTCCGGATTTAATGGGGAGATATATAAAAAATACAAAGAAAAGATTAGAAAGAGACGGCTTTGAAATAATCAATTTTTCAATTATAGATAGGGTAAAGGATATAAAAGTAATTTTCCTTGAAAAAACTAATACAATAACAAAAAAAGATTTATATTTAGAGAAATTATATACAAATGAAGAAATAATATTAAAAGAAAAAATAGATTTTAAAGAAATAAATAGTAAGAGAATATTAGATATATCTATACTGTGTAATAATGCCAAATATAATAATGAAAATAAGTGGTCCAAGGGAGATATGTTTGAAGTTGCTTATATGAAGTTTGGAGCAGAAAAAGATATATTTAAAGGAGCATTAGAAAGTTCAAATAGAAGAATATTTGAGATGCCAAGGGATTCAAGCAGAAATTTATATACAACTATAAATAAGGGAGACAAAGGATTTAGAGCTAATACTAGAGGTTCTTTGGATAGTGTTTTAGATTCATGCACCCATATACTGGTGAATGGAATAGAGAGAGAGTTAACAGTAGAGGATATAAATAAAATTAAAATGACAGATATGATATTCAAAAGAGAAGGATTAATAACCGATGCTTTTGCATACAGAAGTTTTAATTACGAACCCTCAAAACTTGAAAATATAGAAAGTAACTTAGTGTTTGTAGGATTAGCTGCTTTAAGCAACCCACTAGTAGATGGAATAAAAGAGAAAATTGAAAAGATAATGGAAAAGGGGATTTTACCTATAATATTTACAGATGATAATAAGATTTCTAGTGAAATTTTAGGAAGAAATATAGGAATTATAAGGTCTTCTAAAGAAGTAATTTCAGGGGTAGAGCTCGAAGCATTAAGTAAAGATGAGTTTTATAAGGTAATTTCAAGGGTGAGAGTATTCTGTAGATTAAGTCCAACATTAAAAACAACAATAGTAAATACATTTAAAGAAGATGGATATAAAATAGCCTGTGAAGGTGAAACCTTAGGAGATTTATCTATTGTTAATTTAGCTGATTTTAGTGTTGCAAAAGGAGAAGCAACTTCATTATTAAAAAGAAGCTGTGATGTATATAGTGAAAAAGGTGTGATTAGTACTTTTAATAAGTTAAACATAGAAAATTATAACTTATATAAAGGTATAAATAATGCATTGATGATATATATAATAGGAATATTAGCAGAATTAATTACTTTAAATTTCAATTATTTATTAACAGATAAAATTATTTTCAATGAATATACTATATTATTAGCTAACTTTGTTTTCCTTACTCCTATAATGCTTTTGAACATGTTATATAGAAAAGAAGATAAAAGTAAAAATAAAATACTTATAGAAGTAGGTTTAGTTAGTATATTAGTTTCAACAGCAGTATTTATATTACCAGAGCAAAGTGAATTTTCATTATTTATGATAATAGGGGGTATTTTAATACTTAATACGCTAATTAACTCTAATATTAGCTTTAGATCATTAAATAAAGGTTTAAAGCCAACATTATTAGTGATACTTATATATTTATTTATAGGAGCATTGTTATTTGTTGTAAATTCAATAACATATAATAAAGATATGATAATTATAATTTCAGCAAGTATAATAACTTTTCTTATAGGAGATATAATTATTAAAAAATGGCAAAACTCATAA
- the spoVAE gene encoding stage V sporulation protein AE — MQFVNAFIIGGIICVIGQILMDTTKLTPARILVIFVTLGAILGAFGIYDKIIELGGAGASVPLPGFGNSLAKGAIKAVDEKGLIGAFTGGITGTAAGITAAIFFGYIMACIFNPKTKS; from the coding sequence ATGCAATTTGTAAATGCATTTATCATAGGCGGAATTATTTGTGTAATTGGTCAAATATTAATGGATACTACAAAGCTTACACCAGCAAGAATATTAGTTATATTTGTTACCTTAGGTGCAATTCTAGGTGCATTTGGAATATATGATAAAATTATAGAGTTAGGTGGAGCTGGAGCTTCAGTACCATTACCTGGGTTTGGAAATTCTCTTGCAAAGGGAGCTATAAAAGCTGTAGATGAAAAAGGGTTAATTGGAGCTTTTACTGGGGGGATTACTGGAACAGCAGCTGGAATAACAGCCGCAATATTTTTTGGATATATAATGGCGTGTATTTTTAATCCTAAAACTAAATCTTAA
- a CDS encoding ComEC/Rec2 family competence protein yields the protein MYLDGIDQEKDHLIYIFLIFILSSVVYEIYSKYNWLAILIASCFFIMIYIYKRGRFLILISLFFTISLLNNICYFNYKPSNTEIIRVVSLNGYGAVGKIEGREVYLEGDLKELKIGERLAVKGKFTKDIKISKGNLGIYKIIDYKKIADDLISKVYKIRENIFYKIRNKLGSRRAALITSISFGYTNFLDEEDRNDMKTLGVTHVIAVSGLHMAIVYSVLMKVFGKSLTPFIAFIYVIFTGASLSTVRAYIMLLCMNLAVPLRRKYNPLAALSLAGVILLIIEPQGVFKIGFQLSFLATLGIILFNKKINKSLYKLPKYIRESLSICISAQIFTFPALLIYFQEFSLGFIIGNLLISPLITIIVILGNLLAIVSFTTEIFNYICFIAYYITDFLDYITESLINILPPITYLNENIALMYMSILISSYFYKKGFKRFIYMPLLFLVYISILIYSPIPKIKYYKEGAILLSYKGDRMLLTLKKDIDLKKIKNISLANKVYKEGKFIKIGDNTYLKSKGKDFQLNNNGKVYLLALSKQKSNSDYDIINFRRGDFDEIMIFSDKVLILD from the coding sequence ATGTATTTAGATGGAATAGATCAAGAGAAAGATCATTTGATATATATTTTTCTTATCTTTATTTTATCTTCAGTAGTATATGAAATATATTCAAAATATAATTGGCTAGCTATATTAATAGCTAGCTGTTTTTTTATTATGATTTATATATACAAGAGAGGAAGATTTTTAATTTTAATTAGTCTCTTTTTTACAATTTCTTTATTAAATAATATATGTTATTTTAATTATAAACCTAGTAATACAGAAATAATTAGAGTTGTTTCTTTAAATGGATATGGTGCAGTTGGTAAAATAGAGGGAAGAGAAGTTTACTTAGAGGGAGATTTAAAAGAGTTAAAAATAGGCGAAAGATTAGCTGTAAAAGGAAAGTTTACAAAGGATATAAAAATAAGTAAAGGAAATCTAGGGATATATAAGATAATAGATTATAAGAAAATAGCTGATGATTTAATAAGTAAGGTATATAAGATTAGAGAAAATATATTTTATAAAATTAGAAATAAGCTAGGGAGTAGAAGAGCAGCCTTAATTACTTCAATTTCTTTTGGATATACTAATTTTTTGGATGAAGAAGATAGAAATGATATGAAAACCTTGGGAGTTACACATGTTATAGCGGTATCTGGATTACATATGGCTATTGTTTATAGTGTACTTATGAAGGTATTTGGAAAATCTTTAACTCCATTTATTGCATTTATATATGTTATATTTACGGGAGCTTCATTATCTACTGTAAGAGCATATATAATGCTATTATGTATGAATTTAGCAGTACCATTACGAAGAAAATATAACCCTTTAGCTGCATTATCTTTAGCTGGAGTAATATTACTTATAATTGAACCACAAGGAGTATTTAAAATTGGATTTCAATTATCGTTTTTAGCAACATTAGGGATAATATTATTTAATAAAAAAATAAATAAATCTTTATATAAGTTACCTAAATATATAAGAGAAAGTTTATCTATTTGCATTTCAGCTCAAATATTTACTTTTCCAGCTCTTTTAATATATTTTCAAGAATTTTCATTAGGATTTATAATAGGGAATTTATTAATATCACCATTAATAACTATAATAGTAATATTGGGGAATTTATTAGCTATTGTATCTTTTACAACTGAAATCTTTAATTACATATGTTTTATAGCATATTATATAACTGATTTTTTAGATTATATAACTGAAAGCTTAATAAATATATTACCACCAATTACCTACCTAAATGAAAATATAGCACTAATGTATATGTCTATACTCATAAGTTCATATTTTTATAAAAAAGGATTCAAAAGGTTTATTTATATGCCATTATTATTTCTTGTATATATATCTATATTGATATATAGTCCCATACCTAAAATCAAATACTATAAAGAGGGAGCTATATTATTAAGTTATAAAGGAGATAGAATGTTACTTACATTAAAGAAAGATATAGATTTAAAAAAAATTAAAAATATTTCTTTAGCAAATAAAGTTTATAAGGAAGGAAAGTTTATAAAAATAGGTGATAATACTTATTTGAAGAGTAAAGGTAAGG
- the spoVAD gene encoding stage V sporulation protein AD, translating into MNNQKNKKVGKHTVKLSNPPKIIATYSIVGPKEGEGPLRDYFDEILNDDTCGKDSYEKAESDMMHTAIRGVLGRTNLKEEDIDYLFAGDLLNQITSSSFAARQLNIPFFGLYGACSTMSESLSVAAMMMDGGFANYVIASTSSHFSAAERQFRFPLEYGSQRCATCQWTVTGSGAMLLAKEGNFPEVTYVTTGVVKDYGIKDPNNMGAAMAPAAVDTLVRHFKDTGRQPNFYDVIATGDLGKVGKEITNKLMMEYGYDIRENYVDCGDMIFDDVVQNTDAGGSGCGCSAVVASGCFYKKLMRKEIKNVLLISTGALMSTTSSLQGETIPGIAHAVAIEYKDK; encoded by the coding sequence ATGAATAACCAAAAAAATAAAAAAGTAGGTAAACATACAGTAAAGTTAAGTAATCCACCTAAGATAATAGCTACATATTCAATAGTAGGTCCAAAAGAAGGAGAAGGTCCTTTAAGAGATTACTTTGATGAAATTTTAAATGATGATACATGTGGAAAAGACAGCTATGAAAAAGCAGAAAGTGATATGATGCATACTGCTATAAGAGGTGTACTTGGAAGAACTAATTTAAAAGAAGAAGATATAGATTATCTATTTGCAGGGGACTTATTAAATCAAATTACATCATCATCTTTTGCAGCTAGACAACTTAACATTCCTTTCTTTGGATTATATGGAGCATGTTCAACAATGTCAGAATCATTAAGTGTTGCAGCTATGATGATGGATGGAGGATTTGCAAATTATGTAATAGCATCTACATCATCACATTTTAGTGCAGCTGAAAGACAATTTAGATTTCCATTAGAATATGGATCTCAAAGATGTGCAACTTGTCAATGGACTGTTACAGGTTCAGGGGCTATGTTACTTGCGAAAGAAGGGAATTTTCCTGAAGTTACTTATGTAACAACAGGAGTTGTTAAAGATTATGGAATAAAAGATCCTAATAATATGGGAGCCGCTATGGCACCAGCAGCTGTAGATACATTAGTTAGACATTTTAAAGACACAGGAAGACAACCAAACTTTTATGATGTAATAGCCACAGGTGATTTAGGGAAAGTAGGAAAAGAAATAACTAATAAATTGATGATGGAATATGGATATGATATAAGAGAAAATTATGTAGATTGTGGGGATATGATATTTGATGATGTGGTTCAAAATACAGATGCAGGTGGAAGTGGTTGTGGATGTTCTGCAGTTGTAGCAAGTGGATGTTTTTATAAAAAATTAATGAGAAAAGAGATAAAAAATGTTTTGTTGATATCTACTGGAGCATTAATGAGTACAACTTCATCTCTTCAAGGTGAAACTATTCCAGGAATTGCTCATGCAGTAGCTATTGAATATAAAGATAAATAA